The Anas platyrhynchos isolate ZD024472 breed Pekin duck chromosome 1, IASCAAS_PekinDuck_T2T, whole genome shotgun sequence genomic sequence TCTGGGCCAGTCATCTCTGCTGATGAATACAGTAGAATGGGAGAATTTCACACATACAGCTTGAAAGTGGTCCAGACATAACCGCCAGCCCCAATTATCTAGATTTACTACTATAGACAAAAGACAACACCAGTCATGACCATTAACAACCCCAGTATTTTTCCACTTCATCCAACCCGtacactgttttaaaaacaagcaaccaAACACTACATAATCGTAGCTGAGATGCTACCCTTTTAACTTTCAGTATTGCACTGAAAAGCAAGTGATTTTAAGATATTCATTACATGATTCTTCCCATTAGACTGCCAGCATTGGAGCATAGCTGGTTCACATTTTCAGGGGTATGTCTCCACAGCCTGTCCACTGGTTGTCTggttttcttttacagaagtCTAATTGTAAATTCATTTCAGTCACAGAGCCTGCAAAAAGACAGTCTAATACCCCAGTATACATCAAGTCATAAGAAATCATAGTATCAGAGAATaccccgagttggaagggactcctaaggatcatcaagtccaactcctggcaccgcacaggtctatccaaaagtttagaccatgttaCTAAGTGCACActccaattgctttttaaattcagacaggcttggtgcagtgactacttccctggggagcctgttccagtgtgcaaccactctctcagtgaggaacctcttcctgatgtccagcctaatcTTCCCCTgactcagcttaacaccattcccacaggTCCTATCGCTGGTGTTTACAGataataggtcacctgcctctccactcccccttgcaaggaagttgtagactgcgatgaggtcccccctcagcctcctcttctgcaggctgaacaggcccagtgccctcagccactcctcatacgtcttcccctccaggcccttcaccatctttgtcgcccTCCTATGGAACTCTCCAActgtttcatgtccttcttggactgtggtgcccagaactgcacacagtactcggggtgaggccacaccagcgcagagcagagcgggacaatcacctccctcaaccaagtagtgatgccgtgcttgatgcaccccaggataaggttggccctcctggctgcacactgctggctcacattcaacttgctgtcaaccacaacccccagatccctctctgtggggctgctctccagcgtcttgtcacccagtctgtacgtatagccagggttgccccatcccaggtgcaggacccggcacttgctcttgttaaacttcacgtgggtggtgatcgcccagctctccattCTGTCCCgctctctctgcaaggcctttccaccctcatccagTTATTTCTTCAGCAATATAACACTGCATTGAAACAAAATAAGTGGGTATGCTTAATCATCAAGCTGTTTCTGTTCAGAGAAGTCCTGACCTTAAGCCTAAATTTTATGTTCTGATTAGCCAAACATGTCTGAACTTGCTCTGCAGACATTTCTAATTAAGCACAGAGAAGTTCAGCCTGTTTGTGTATCAATTCTTAGAGATGTGCATCCTGTTTGATCCTTCTCTAGACATCTCTTTCTAGAATAACACAGGTTATAAGCTTTCCTTATTCAGAATTCTCTTCAAAGGTCTATTGTACTTCACTGTGGATAAGTAAGAATGCCCTCTATGACCGTTTTCAAATGATTGTTTATATTGGAATCACTGTTTTTACTCTATATTATGCCTAGTTTAAGAGGGACCAGGGGAAACCTTATAGGGGCTTTCCAATActtaaaggaaagaggaaaactgGGGAGGGACTATTCATCAAAGCGTGTAGCAATGGGACtgggagtaatggttttaaactaaaagaggggaggtttaAATTAGAAgttaagaggaaattcttctctcagaggtggtgaggcactggaacaggttgcccagggcagTTGTGCacgccccatccctggaagtgtttaagggaTTTAACTATTTGGTTCCTTTCTTTACAGTTGGCTTTCTCCGAAAATTTCTCAGTGTCCAAATTATTTTGGCCTAGAGTAGATACAATTCTCAGTGTTCTTTGAATTGAGTTTTGGAATCCCTATAAAAGAAGATCTGTGGTGAGTAAAGCAAGGAAACCAGAAATTGTCTCCAAAGTAGTAAGAAGTGTCCCATCACACATGAACCCTGAacgatcatagaatcatggattCATAGAATGGcttcagttggaagggatcttaaagatcatctagctcCAAttcccctgccataggcagggacacgaCCCACTcgatcaggttgctcagagcatcatctaacctggtcttgaacagcTCCAAGAAGgtgtatatttgtatattgtACATTTGCATCCACACACACAAGCCTAGAAAAGGACCACAAGTGACTGAcgtttgttttaaaacaggaCAAAGCCCAGCAGATGATAGCACAGCATGCTGTAAGTTTTACTTCTAACTACAAGAACAGAGTGGCAAACAGGAGCTCAGCACTCAGATAGATGAACTTTGCAATACAGAGCTGCACAACTGCCAAAAAAGAGAGTGCAACTGACATTCAACAGGGGTATTTCAAAACTGCAATTCTGCATTCTCCAGGTAAACCTGTATATGACaaaacagtttctgaaatgtgtgATCCCACATCTTTAATTACACCTTGcatatttcaatatttcaaaatttctcAGTATTATTATAATGGCTTTGAAGAAAGGGTTTCTTTGGAAGAAAGGGTTTTTCCATTCTGATTAAAACACTGTGACTTCAAAATAATACATCATCTCATATCAAGATAAAAAGGGTTTAAAAATCCTCAGGAGTTCCTATTGCGGTCAACCAATCAATTACAATTTATCAGAAATTTCCGTTTGAATATATATTTGAGAGCATAGAAGACAATAAATTGTAAGTATGATCAGTGCCTTAGGACACAATCAGTATTGTGATCATTCAGTAAAGTTTCCAAGTTTGTGTTTGGCCATGTTGATAGCAATATTAGCATGCTCACCAAGACTTTAAGACTGGTTGAATGTCACAAATGGAATTACACACTTCCCTcatgggagggaagcagcaatatatttattgatATAATGCAATGATCTAACAAACTTAATCATAAATAAGACAGTGACTTAACAAGATGACCATTAAGTGACATCACACTGAGTCATGCCTGAAACTAACATTACCgacaaatgaaaatggaaggaaataaaaccttTCAGAAGACTTCAAAATCTTTTTCATGGATCTGACTGTGTGAACCATTCTCTTAACGCACAGAAATCACATAATATATAAGGGTAATATTTCTCTGTCAAACCACAAAGAAGACATAAAATAGAGCCATTGTTGCCTGCAATATCTTCTTTATTGGTAACAACGCAaaatggaatagaaaaaaaatgcagaggtcaTTGTGAAGCAAGAGCATTGTAAAGAAGAATATAAAGTCAGCAGTTCTGGTTATACACTATATATGTGCTTAGCCTATAGCAACAGAAGcaacatgcaacattttcaCGTTACATGGTGTAGTACTTTGGAATGCTAGTTACAGGTTACGCACCACAAGATCATCTCTTATCATTGAGGTTTTTTTCATGTAACTAAACACAATAGTTCTTACATTCATTGGGATCATGGGGAAGGAGAACAGTGCCACACAGGATTGAGAAATACACAGCAGCAGCATAGCATAAAGGAGACCTCTCCCATTCAGTATTTCTATGCcaaaaggggaaataaaaaaaaaaaaaaaaaaaagcagagagatcTAGGTCCCATCTTTCTTGCTAGGGCTACACCTACCCTTAGGACTTCAGAATTTGCAATCCATCAGTGACAATGCTTTCCAGGGAGAAGGGGACGCAGAAATGAAAGCTTGTCATTGAAATTGATTGCTCTGTAACTTGGAAGGTGTTCATGCTCTCGTGCAATGTAGCAAAAACCACTTCCATCGCTATGTTCACACAACAGCCAGGCACCTTGCTGCACTTTATGAGAAGATGCCATGTCATTGTCATTACCCCTATCCAAATTGGTAGCTTCTGTTATCACCCTGCTCTTCCCTTGATATTGGTTATGTTCATAGATAGTGATCTGTGGATTGTGTAAATTTTCAGTAATCAACATCAGGGAAGTGATCTTGTCATTCATCTCTTTACCAACAAAGCTatgctctccctcctcaaatACCAGTAACCGGCCTGTATAGTTAATGTGCTCATAAGCCACCCAAGGCTGTCCAATTACTTTCACTGAGGAGATACAGTCATTCCAATCTACATCTGTCAGATTGGCAACGTCTCTGGTGAGTTCTTTGGAGTGCCCCTGGAAGTTGGCGTGCTCATAAATGATGATTTTCCCCATCTCAGCAGTGTTTCTGTAATTTGGAGTTGTTGCTGTAGATGTCAGATGacagcctgcagaaaaggaaaacagaaaacaaacaatactTGTAAGAAGCCCTTCCACAAAAGACGCAAGGCaatggagagggaaaaagaagaatggGACAATTAGAACAGTTATAGCAAGGAATGAATAAAACAGCTGTTGGACGAAACTGAGGGCATGATGCATAAATTtgaatttggaaggaaaaattaaGAGTAAAATGAGATATGCATCAAATCTATCAGGTCTTAGTTGTGTAACTATCTTGGAGTAAATTTAAGTGATATAAAACTTTTCAAACTATTGTTTGGTGTTATTAACATTTAgcaaaagttaataaaataacaagAGCTATTCTTGCAGAAATTGATCAAACCTTCCTATCTATAATGGGAGCTATTTACATCTCATTATTTCACAGAGGGCTGAATGGGCCGTAGCAtaggagaaagagagggagacagAGAAAGATGGTAAAGGAAAGGTCCAGATTACCACCCTGGGTTCCAGCGATGTCTCTGGTCCAGTTCCTGTTCTGTCTGCGATGGTGGTGGGTGCACACAAAGCCCTTCTGAGTCGCACTATTTATACGCCGGACTCAATTCCAGTTCTCACTTTGTATCCTAATTACAGCTAGTCCCCACCTCCAGTTCCTGCTTTATATGGTAATATGTGCATCCTGTGTCCCAGAGCCTTCTTGAGGGGAAGGCGGAGAGAGAGATTGCTAATACCTTTCTGACCACAGCTGCCAGAACCTCGGATACCAGAAGGTATCTCAGAAGGTTACCCAGGATAAGGACGTTGGCCTCAGAAAAGCACTATCCAGCCCTAGCAGGATCCTCTTTTCTGACCGTATCACCATTCTCTGCTGAGTTTTTGGGACATTCTTTTGTTTTAGCTTCTTAGTCTCTTACAATGAGTCTTTCAATTCATGACTGACACTGCATTTGAGAATTACTTTAGAAATAGGTGTGGGCTGCTTTGACAGCAGTTCACAACTCACTATATAGTATGTAAAAAACTAGTGAAACATTCAATTAACTTCTAAATGAAAGTGCAATTTATTGGTTGCTAGAACACTATTTTATGACTACAATGACTTTGATGGTGTTTATTGACTTATCTGTACTACTACTGCtagtaataataacattaatattaaataaagttGTTAATTTCTGACAACATACAGATTCTAGTCCCAAGATTCTCttgtaaagtattttatttcaccCCTTGGAATTTCTGTAGTAATGTCTCCTTCCAAGCCCTCGCTTTACTAGGTATGGTTATCCTATAGTGCTCTTCTCATTACCTGAAGGGTGCATCAAGCCTCTGTAAATGACAGACATCAGATCCACACATACATGTTGTAGCTCTCATCCCAAACTAAAACCTCTTCAACTTCATTTCATAGTAGCTACCCAGAAAGATATTTAAAGCTTTCACATAAAAAGTGTGCATCTCACCTCAATGCCAGCTTCTCAGATGTGGAGAGTTGTTGGCACTTCCTCCAGTCTGCTGCTTTCAGTCACACGATGCAACTCACCCAGATTTATAGCTCGCACAGAAGTCTTGCGAAACGCCCCATCAGAAGTGAGAAGTAATTGATATCACCCTCAAGGATCAGAATTCttgagctttttcctttttctatttctacttCCTGCTCTGGTTCAAAAGTCCATTGATCAGCAACCACCTTGATAAAATTTAGTCTCATGACTCTTGTCTTTCTTTACTCTCTAGAAGTCAACCGGATCACAATAATAAAAGCACATCAAACATTTTGTGATGGAAAGACTGTAGAAATTTTTCTTGCTGCATTGTACATTTTTGTTTACTTGTGTAGTGAGTCTAATATACAGTAGTCTTCCAAAGGGTTTCCATGTGACATATTTTGATAGCAAAAATATTACTATTCAAGATAGTAGAGGTCTTGCTAAGAAGTTTGCAATAACTAAAACAGCCTTTTTTGATTAAAAGCTAGCAGTCTGTGATGGTTTCCAATCCCCACTTCTCAGCTAAGATCATACTGGATGTGCCACTCTTACAGGCTCCACCAAGAGCCAGCTCCATATTGTCACAATTGTGAACTCCTCAAGTACCTTGTTAACTGCCATCTCCCCCATGCATGGGTACATGCCTTGTTAACATGTAAGTTATCTTCTGGAGTCCATCCATCCCAAGGATGTAGACCTAGCTTTGTTTGCATTAGAATGATTTTTTCtccttacctcttccttttctttgaaacagCATAGTCAGGTCTCTGCAGTCACTTGGCAAAGAACAGGGGTATAGGGGGAGTTGCTGTCTGAATGTGCTTTCAATACAatcatagtttaaaaaaagcttctctCTGACCTGTCCTACCTCGGACTTGCATTATTACTCACTTGGAGTCCCTATATTCTCTGACAATATTCAGGTGGCAGAGGTGGCAGTTGAATAGCTTGCTTTAAACTCACTTTCCCCCTACCCTTCTATGTAGCCTTTTGAGATGTCACAGGGACGCAGAGCTAGtaaagcagaaaattattttcttaattccaGTTTTACTCTTTAACATATTTTCACATACATTAATTTGATAGCATGTTGGCAAGCTATGCTATTGTGGAAGGAAACACGAGATCGTTGCTAGTTCAAGAGCAATCCAGATCTTGCAAATATCTACAGCactgaaaaattgttttgcGAAAGACTGTTTCTCCAGAAAATCCATCTGAGAATTTTGAAATCTAGCAATCGACTGATAAATTACAATGATGGTGATAATGTATagatttatacatatatacaagagtttttaaaaaaatcacaaaactgcAATAGTGGTAAAAGCAAATGAGTAAGTGTTTAGCTTCACTGAAAGATTTAGGATGATGTTTAAGCGACCCCTACTACCAGGTAGCATATTGCTGGAGAAAATGgggagctgaggcagggagACAGTTCACCTCCACCAAAAGAAGACGGCCACTAGCTTCACCCAAACCCTCCTGCTGCATCTCTTTTGTTACTGCTTGTCTGAGCCAATGGTGTGTCAAACTCACAGAAGTAAGGTAGCATTAAAATATGGGGATTTAATTGCTTGGTAgatttggttgttttctttgtttgtttgtttgtttgttttttcctttggtttggttttctacATGGTTCATTCCTTTGCTATTCTGCAGAGGTTGGAAGCAGAGCAATAGGAATGTACATTCTGGATTTTGGAGGAAAGCAGCAAAACCTCAGTTTCTCACAGCATCTAGCTGCGCAATCAGCTTTACTGTGCTTTACTGCAATTTTGCCAAATCGCACCATTTCTTGTGCTGCAATGATCTCTCCCTGCTGAACTCGTTCCTGATGGAAAGTGGAAGTTCCCACTCTACTCTAGACACCTTCTCACTCCTCTCCTGCCAATCTTATTTCATGCCAAAGAGCAGGGGGATTTGGGCATTTGTTGGGCTTCTCCATATGTTTAACTagcacttcattaaaaaaaataaaataaaataaaataaaataaaataaaataaaataaaataaaataaaataaaataaaataaaataaaataaaataaaataaaataaaataaaataaaataaaataaaacaatccccaaacaaaaaacaggggCTAGAGGTGGGAAGGAATTTTCTACTCTTCCAGAAAGTTACCAGGCCCATGGAGGACCCAACTCGCCAGTCTTTGGCCAATCCTGCTCAGCGCAGCCTGCATGACACTCATGAGAGGATTTCACCCCCTCTCCTCTTCACCTGGGGCTCCTTATCACCCCTGGCAGGATGACTGTAAGGTTCAGGGGATTTCAGAGCAGTTGAGATGTGGTATTTCCTGCTGGGAtatcttctatttaaaaaacaaaagtcacCTTCTATATTTTCTATTCTGAATGCAACTGCACAAAAATTacttgcaaacaggaaaagaacaTTTGGCTAGCCTTATTCCTCTTTGAAATCAAGAACtattttatatgaaaactaTCACAGAACCAGGAAAATCTCCACCATCAGCAAATACAAATTGAGATGTGCCAACGCTTTCAGCAAGATACGCGGAAGAATCTACTCAAAGGCTCAGACAGCAAGAAAATCGTCCGAGAACGCTCTCAAGTTCCCAATTTTAATACAACTACAGTTTGAGTGGGAACCAAAAGTGATCAAGGCCACTCATGGAGTCCACATTTACAAAATTTAGATGCTGGGGGGGATTAAGTAACAAAGGACAGTACTTAAGATTACTGAGGTACAGTAATTCATAGTAGCAGAAAGGAAGCTTGAGTTTTTAACTTTGTGAGGAGGACGTGGGCTCACTGGAAAGAGAAGTCAAAATGCCAGGAATTGGATTTGAAGAAAGCTACATTTCTTCCGTTTGCCTTTCACATTTCCATTTGTAATGGAAACATTAAGATTGACCTGAGTGGAGAATGAAAGGCTTGGTCTGTGAGTAGAAGTACCAAAAGAAATGCATAGCAGGAGCTTTACTGTAAGTGTGGCAGGTATTGGCAGCACCTAGATCAATGTCATCAAGCACATCAACATGAAGCTTCTCAGGAAATTCAGGTTAGAAGACAGAACAAACAAGGGACAACCTAAAACAAAGGGATGGCCTCCATCAAGACTAAATAAAAGGATGATCTACAGCATCAAGCCATTGTGGGAAGATAAAGAACAGGGGTGGAGGCACAAAATAGCtacaaaaggagacaaaaaaaggTTAAATCCTAGTGACTGGCAGAGGTggacagaataaaaacaatatcaCTGTCAGCTTCAAAAGCATACAGAAGATGCATCCAAAACTAAGGGGCACTAACTGAAGGAGAATCCTGGAGACATGAAACCAGCGACTTTTATGCTCCATGTCATCACAAgtagcacacacacaaaaactgggaCAAATTTCTCTTGGTGCTTCTGCAGCtgtagcaataggaccacataaaaacagtcatttcattttaaaactaaatcaACCTTCCCCTCCTATGCCACTTTGCACTGAGTTTTATGTCATATGCTTTATGCTACTGTGTAGCAACTTCACTTGTTCCATTCTCAGCTAGAAGGGAAATCAGCTAATTTGCACTTGTTAAGTGAGTCTGAACATAAAAGCACGCCAGCATCACATCTTACTGGTGCGCTCCAAGATGAGAACTCCTCTGCACTGGGATCTGACCTTCAGCAGCTGGAGAAAGCGAAggtcagctcctccagcagcaaacCAGCTTTATTTAGAAACTCCAGGTAAAAAAACTAATCCTGGAGCTCTGCAAGCCTAAAATCAACATCCTGGAAGCTCAGTTCTGTCTGAGGAAGAGCAAGGTTTTCCCAAATAGCATTGTCAACCTATggcttttcttgttctgttgATGATCTGTTATTTCTTCAAGTCCTCCTCTTTCGGTCTCCTCATCCCTCTGAGAAGAGACATGAGGAACTTGATTGTCCAGGGAACTCATCTCCAGCCCCCATCCCTCTCTTTCCTGCTCCCTGTTCAGCAGTTCCTGCTGTCTATCCTCTTAGCAGCAGCTGAACTCCTTCCCATTTTAGTCAACAAATTCAATATAAAATTTCCACTAACTGGGTGGCTGCATGATATTGGGTTACCTGAAATGGAAGTGACTTGCCAACCAAGTTCCTGATTGCTTTTTCAACACCTTtgtacaagagaaaaaataaaacactagaTATTTTCAATCATCTGGACTCAGATCCATTGAAAAATCATTGGTGTATTTTATACTTATCTATAAAAAAAGATCACTCACCCTTTAGCAGGCAACCTCCATCCCAGCTACTAGCATCAAAATCAACAGCTGTGTTTCAGGTATTGCTGTCACTACTAATTATTTAGAGggcattttactttttcttgtgcAGAATGTAATGCTCATTTCTTTATGCAATGAGCAACTTTCAGGATGCTGATCTGGTAGAAAACGTCGCAAGCAAAAAGAGCGGTTTTGCAGCATAAGCCACAGTGCCCACCATACGGTAAGAGAAGGGAGAATGAGCACTCAGAAGGGAGGAAAGTTCAGAACAAACAGGACTGAAATGGCTCAGACTAGGATGAATTTATGCTGTCAGAAAAAGTACACATCTTCTTGTTAGCATGCCAGTATGTTGTTTTTTGAGTGATGCAGGCAACAGGGAGCTCCTAGGTCCTCCACATTCGCTTTGCAGGGCACCAAAGCCGGCAGTGGATAATCTTGTGGCAATGAGGAAAATCAAAACATGTTACATATGAAATGTGCTGACAGAAAAGCTTGGCAAAGGATCTCTGCGTACACACTCACAAGCCCATAAATAAAGAAGGTCCTTGTTTCCATGACCATATTCTCCATTGTTATgaggataaaaacaaaatggattttCAAATCTGTCAACTCATTTACACTGTGCTTATTGCACAAGGAAGTGAAAGTCACTGAACGTAGCAGAATACCACGAAGGAAGCTAAGAGTTGGAGATTGTTTATTCcatattattaaatattgttAAACATTTACAGTGTATTtgtgtggcttttttgtttggttggttgttttttgtaaatattaatagTAATGCGTAAaaccttttatcttttttactCTCAGAGTTGATCTTAATCTTATTTGATCTTATTATATTTATCAAATCTAGCGAGAGATTGtgacaaaaatagaaagaaaataaaaggaaaaaagataaaaaaccTCTTCCTCTATGTCTTCAATGGACAAAAGAGAAGAATGAGCAAGATGAACACAAACATGTAAAGTTTTTGAAAATGTGCGGAACTATATTATGCAAAAGCCACTTGAACAAATAAAGACTTATTCTGACTTGGAACAAAAATGACTAAaggatttttacatttttcataaaatttgatttttaatagaCCTTATACtgagtttattttttacaagtgcatttttcttctcccagagagtcatttacaaatacatcaagaCTCATGCATTTCcttacttttatttcctctggTTGGCTTCATCTTCATTGCACTATTGGAATCTATTTTCTGCTGCATTGAGGGGTGATAAAATAATTCAACACTAAGCTGTGGATGGCACTCATGTAATCTCTTCACAGTGTTGGAAAAGGTAAAATGGTAGAAAAACTGAATTAAGCTTCATCCACCTCCAGACCTGCTCTTCCTTCTCAGTACTGCTAGACCTTGCAAAGAAAAGCCCACAGGCAGATCAGGGAGATCttggttaaaataaaataacttaaattaaaaaaaaaaaaaaaaaaagtaaaaacaaaaatataatgaccaaaaataaacagaagacaCAAGACTGACCAATGACTGATCCTTGCTGAACTCGAACTGAGCAACATCATGAAAGCCATTTCCAAGAAGAGGGAGTCCTTACCAGCTAGCTGTGGAACATGTAATCATTGCATTTTTGAGTAGCAGACACATCTGCCTCACTAAAACCGTTTTGCATATTAGCAAAAATGCTTCTGGGCCAGTCATCTCTGCTGATGAATACAGTAGAATGGGAGAATTTCACACATACAGCTTGAAAGTGGTCCAGACATAACCGCCAGCCCCAATTATCTAGATTTACTACTATAGACAAAAGACAACACCAGTCATGACCATTAACAACCCCAGTATTTTTCCACTTCATCCAACCCGtacactgttttaaaaacaagcaaccaAACACTACATAATCGTAGCTGAGATGCTACCCTTTTAACTTTCAGTATTGCACTGAAAAGCAAGTGATTTTAAGATATTCATTACATGATTCTTCCCATTAGACTGCCAGCATTGGAGACTAGCTGGTTCATATTTTCAGGTATGTCTCCACAGCCTGTCCACTGGTTGTCTggttttcttttacagaagtCTAATTGTAAATTCATTTCAGTCACAGAGCCTGCAAAAAGACTGTCTAATACCCCAGTATACATCAAGTCATAAGAAATCATAGTATCAGAGAATaccccgagttggaagggactcctaaggatcatcaagtccaactcctggcaccgcacaggtctatccaaaagtttagaccatgttaCTAAGTGCACActccaattgctttttaaattcagacaggcttggtgcagtgactacttccctggggagcctgttccagtgtgcaaccactctctcagtgGAgtacctcttcctgatgtccagcctaatcTTCCCCTgactcagcttaacaccattcccgtgggtcctatcgCTGGTGTttagagaataggtcacctgcctctccactcccccttgcaaggaagttgtagactgcgatgaggtcccccctcagcctcctcttctgcaggctgaacaggcccagtgccctcagccactcctcatacgtcttcccctccaggcccttcaccatctttgtcgcccTCCTATGGAACTCTCCAActgtttcatgtccttcttggactgtggtgcccagaactgcacacagtactcggggtgaggccacaccagcgcagagcagagcgggacaatcacctccctcaaccaagtagtgatgccgtgcttgatgcaccccaggatacagttggccctcctggctgcacactgctggctcacattcaacttgctgtcaaccacaacccccagatccctctctgtggggctgctctccagcgtcttgtcacccagtctgtacgtatagccagggttgccccatcccaggtgcaggacccggcacttgctcttgttaaacttcacgtgggtggtgatcgcccagctctccaatctgtcccgctctctctgcaaggcctttccaccctcatccagTTATTTCTTCAGCAATATAACACTGCATTGAAACAAAATAAGTGGGTATGCTTAATCATCAAGCTGTTTCTGTTCAGAGAAGTCCTGACCTTAAGCCTAAATTTTATGTTCTGATT encodes the following:
- the LOC119715300 gene encoding epidermal differentiation-specific protein-like is translated as MGKIIIYEHANFQGHSKELTRDVANLTDVDWNDCISSVKVIGQPWVAYEHINYTGRLLVFEEGEHSFVGKEMNDKITSLMLITENLHNPQITIYEHNQYQGKSRVITEATNLDRGNDNDMASSHKVQQGAWLLCEHSDGSGFCYIAREHEHLPSYRAINFNDKLSFLRPLLPGKHCH